The proteins below are encoded in one region of Pseudomonas ekonensis:
- a CDS encoding AAA family ATPase: MLKTLAVANYRSINKLVIPLGRLNLITGPNGSGKSNLYRALRLLAETAQGGVVNALAREGGLDSTFWAGPQTLSRRMRNGEVAIEPTVRQGTKRLRLGFAGEDFGYSIALGLPEPSRSYFALDPEIKRECIWAGAFHRPASLLVDRDGPMIRAREGRGWDVLAQHTPTFDSLFDQVGSLRASPEVFQMREFIRRWRFYDHFRSDADAPARQPQLGTRTPVLHHDGRDLAAALRTIIEIGDPDALRTAVSDAFPGARLEIAPLAGGRFAIEFHQEGLLRPLSAAELSDGTLRYLLLVAALLTPRPPSLMVLNEPETSLHPDLLPALARLIIRVSEDCQVWVVSHARRLISALQEDPDCNCIVLEKTLGQTGVVGQRMLDEPAWHWPD, from the coding sequence ATGCTCAAGACCCTGGCGGTGGCCAATTACCGCTCGATCAACAAACTGGTGATCCCGCTGGGCCGCCTGAACCTCATCACCGGCCCCAACGGCAGCGGCAAGTCCAACCTCTACCGGGCCCTGCGCCTGCTGGCGGAGACGGCGCAGGGCGGCGTGGTCAACGCGCTGGCCCGCGAAGGCGGGCTGGACTCGACCTTCTGGGCCGGGCCGCAAACCCTCAGCCGACGCATGCGCAACGGCGAGGTGGCCATCGAGCCCACGGTGCGCCAGGGCACCAAACGCCTGCGCCTGGGGTTCGCCGGGGAAGACTTCGGTTATTCGATCGCGCTGGGCCTGCCCGAGCCGTCGCGCTCGTACTTTGCCCTGGATCCGGAAATCAAAAGGGAGTGCATCTGGGCCGGGGCCTTCCATCGCCCGGCCAGCCTGCTGGTGGACCGCGATGGCCCGATGATCCGCGCCCGCGAGGGCCGCGGCTGGGACGTGCTGGCGCAGCACACGCCGACCTTCGACAGCCTGTTCGATCAGGTCGGCAGCCTGCGCGCCTCGCCGGAGGTGTTCCAGATGCGCGAGTTCATCCGCCGCTGGCGCTTCTACGACCACTTTCGCAGCGACGCCGACGCCCCGGCGCGCCAGCCGCAGCTGGGCACCCGCACGCCGGTGCTGCACCACGACGGCCGGGACCTGGCGGCGGCGTTGCGCACCATCATCGAGATCGGCGACCCCGACGCGCTGCGGACGGCGGTCAGCGACGCGTTTCCCGGCGCGCGCCTGGAGATCGCGCCGCTGGCCGGCGGACGCTTCGCCATTGAGTTCCATCAGGAAGGGTTGCTGCGGCCGCTGTCGGCGGCGGAGCTATCGGACGGCACGCTGCGTTACCTGCTGCTGGTCGCGGCGCTGCTGACGCCGCGCCCGCCGTCGCTGATGGTGCTGAACGAACCGGAGACCAGCCTGCACCCGGACCTGCTGCCGGCGCTGGCGCGGCTGATCATCCGGGTCTCGGAGGACTGCCAGGTGTGGGTGGTGTCCCACGCCCGGCGGCTGATCTCGGCGTTGCAGGAGGATCCGGACTGCAACTGCATCGTACTGGAGAAGACCCTGGGCCAGACCGGCGTCGTCGGCCAGCGGATGCTGGACGAGCCGGCGTGGCACTGGCCGGATTGA
- a CDS encoding transporter substrate-binding domain-containing protein: MKTAKSLFVLPLLGLALLAGCNKSEEPAKPKVASESAAPAGYLDKIKARDKLIVGVFTDKPPFGFVNETGRYVGFDTDIGRRLAKDLLGDENKVEFVAVEPASRIPFLQSDKVDLILANMTVTPERKEAVDFTNPNLRVAVQALVPQGSAVKRLDDLATRTTIVTTGTTADIWLTKHHPDWKLLKFEKNSESLQALAGGRGDAYAQDNLVLFSWAKQNPGYRVLDEKLGDEAPIAPAVKKGNTELRDWVNAELAKLGEEKYLLKLYDQYVRKELSDDTKPESVIVEGGKWQG, from the coding sequence ATGAAAACTGCCAAATCGCTGTTCGTACTGCCCCTGCTCGGCCTCGCGCTGCTGGCCGGCTGCAACAAATCCGAGGAACCGGCCAAGCCCAAGGTCGCCAGCGAAAGCGCCGCGCCCGCCGGCTACCTGGACAAGATCAAGGCCCGCGACAAGCTGATCGTCGGCGTGTTCACCGACAAGCCGCCGTTCGGCTTCGTCAACGAAACGGGGCGCTACGTCGGCTTCGATACCGACATCGGCCGCCGGCTGGCCAAGGACCTGCTGGGCGACGAGAACAAGGTCGAGTTCGTCGCCGTGGAGCCGGCCAGCCGGATCCCGTTCCTGCAAAGCGACAAGGTCGACCTGATCCTGGCCAACATGACCGTCACCCCGGAGCGCAAGGAAGCGGTGGACTTCACCAACCCGAACCTGCGGGTGGCGGTGCAGGCGCTGGTGCCCCAGGGCAGCGCGGTGAAGCGGCTGGACGACCTGGCGACCCGCACCACCATCGTCACCACCGGCACCACCGCCGACATCTGGCTGACCAAGCACCACCCGGACTGGAAACTGCTCAAGTTCGAGAAAAACTCCGAATCGCTGCAGGCCCTGGCCGGCGGCCGCGGCGACGCCTACGCCCAGGACAACCTGGTGCTGTTCAGCTGGGCCAAGCAGAACCCGGGCTACCGCGTGCTGGACGAAAAGCTCGGCGACGAGGCCCCGATCGCACCGGCGGTGAAGAAGGGCAACACCGAGCTGCGCGACTGGGTGAATGCCGAGCTGGCGAAGCTGGGCGAGGAGAAGTACCTGCTCAAGCTGTACGACCAGTACGTGCGCAAGGAACTGAGCGACGACACCAAGCCTGAGAGCGTGATCGTCGAAGGCGGCAAATGGCAGGGCTGA
- a CDS encoding MotA/TolQ/ExbB proton channel family protein has translation MTLLASPLESIESAVIWLLVVFSVATWGLALLKAVQFGRLKAQDRRFHKRFWAASSLDSAAELSETQPGAAARVAQAGYAAIQVGEAPQATDLSQAINHQDRLERALRQQIVRERRSLETGLAVVASIGSTSPFIGLFGTVWGIMEALKGISAAGSASLETVAGPIGAALVATGVGIAVAVPAVLVYNYFLRRLKLTAADLDDFAHDFYSLAQKSAFRVLIHPAAQRAAVAGAATKVKEAS, from the coding sequence ATGACGTTACTGGCCTCTCCACTGGAATCCATCGAAAGCGCAGTGATCTGGCTGTTGGTGGTCTTCTCCGTCGCCACTTGGGGACTGGCGCTGCTCAAGGCTGTGCAGTTCGGCCGCCTGAAGGCCCAGGACCGCAGGTTCCACAAACGGTTCTGGGCGGCATCGAGCCTGGATTCCGCCGCCGAACTGAGCGAGACCCAGCCCGGCGCCGCCGCCCGGGTGGCCCAGGCCGGTTATGCGGCGATCCAGGTGGGCGAGGCGCCCCAGGCGACGGATCTGAGCCAGGCGATCAACCACCAGGACCGCCTGGAGCGTGCCTTGCGCCAGCAGATCGTGCGCGAGCGGCGCTCGCTGGAAACCGGCCTGGCGGTGGTCGCGAGCATTGGCAGCACCTCGCCGTTCATCGGCCTGTTCGGCACGGTGTGGGGCATCATGGAAGCGTTGAAAGGCATCAGCGCGGCGGGCTCGGCGAGCCTGGAAACGGTGGCCGGGCCCATCGGTGCAGCACTGGTCGCCACCGGCGTGGGGATCGCCGTCGCCGTGCCGGCGGTGTTGGTTTACAACTACTTTCTGCGGCGCCTGAAGCTCACCGCGGCAGACCTGGACGACTTCGCCCACGACTTCTACAGCCTGGCGCAGAAGAGCGCGTTCCGCGTGCTGATCCACCCGGCGGCCCAGCGCGCCGCAGTGGCGGGCGCAGCGACGAAAGTGAAGGAGGCGTCCTGA
- a CDS encoding ExbD/TolR family protein translates to MAFSTQDSDEVLSEINVTPLVDVMLVLLVVFIVTAPLLTNAIPINLPKTEAVAPVEQKDPLVVSIDGAGKLFINKDEIQPDLLEFNLKAAKAKDPEVRVQLQADDGVNYGEVARAMASIERAGITKLSVITAR, encoded by the coding sequence ATGGCCTTCTCCACGCAAGACAGTGACGAGGTGCTGAGCGAGATCAACGTGACGCCGTTGGTGGATGTGATGCTGGTGCTGCTGGTGGTGTTCATCGTCACCGCGCCGCTGCTGACCAATGCGATCCCGATCAACTTGCCCAAGACCGAGGCGGTGGCGCCGGTGGAGCAGAAGGATCCGCTGGTGGTGAGCATCGACGGGGCGGGCAAGCTGTTCATCAACAAGGATGAAATCCAGCCGGACCTGCTGGAGTTCAACCTCAAGGCCGCCAAGGCCAAGGATCCGGAAGTCCGCGTGCAGCTGCAGGCGGACGACGGCGTGAACTACGGCGAAGTGGCGCGGGCCATGGCGTCGATCGAGCGGGCCGGCATCACCAAGCTGTCGGTGATCACCGCGCGGTGA
- a CDS encoding sigma 54-interacting transcriptional regulator — protein sequence MSLETFGQPLLTFPDAEKSPLSIRAKALVFVDPRSRRLREHMNQLAPRSISVLIRGETGTGKELLARHIHRASDRSGLFVSVNCGAISPTYADAELFGYAAGSYTGSAGSRAGWFGSANGGTLYLDEIGDLPLPIQIKLLAALENHEVTRVGAQQPSPVDVRLVAATSIDLAQAVAAGKFHERLFHYLSEGHLELPALRERTGDILSLAEYFLGIYSQRLDLPVPLISEAAQEVLERHSWPGNTRELENVIHFALLVSTGDEILPEHLNLPEASGLPAQFERHVAGIGIGGTPDERKALKGLLLRLAEGL from the coding sequence ATGAGTCTCGAGACCTTCGGCCAGCCGTTGCTGACCTTTCCCGATGCGGAAAAAAGTCCCCTGAGCATCCGCGCCAAGGCGCTGGTGTTCGTCGATCCGCGCTCGCGCCGGTTGCGCGAGCACATGAACCAACTGGCCCCGCGTTCGATCTCGGTGCTGATCCGCGGCGAAACCGGCACCGGCAAGGAACTGCTCGCCCGGCACATCCACCGCGCCAGTGACCGCAGCGGCCTGTTCGTGTCGGTCAACTGCGGGGCGATCAGCCCGACCTACGCCGACGCCGAACTGTTCGGCTACGCCGCCGGCAGCTACACGGGGTCGGCCGGCAGCCGCGCCGGGTGGTTCGGCTCGGCCAACGGCGGCACCCTGTACCTGGACGAAATCGGCGACTTGCCGTTGCCGATCCAGATCAAACTGCTCGCCGCCCTGGAAAACCACGAAGTCACCCGGGTCGGCGCCCAGCAGCCGAGTCCGGTGGACGTGCGCCTGGTGGCCGCCACCAGCATCGACCTGGCGCAGGCGGTGGCGGCGGGCAAATTCCATGAGCGGCTGTTCCACTACCTCAGCGAAGGCCATCTGGAACTGCCGGCCCTGCGTGAGCGGACCGGCGACATCCTGTCGCTGGCCGAGTACTTCCTCGGCATCTACAGCCAGCGCCTGGACCTGCCGGTGCCGCTGATCAGCGAGGCGGCGCAGGAGGTGCTGGAGCGCCACAGCTGGCCGGGCAATACCCGTGAACTGGAGAACGTCATTCACTTCGCGTTGCTGGTGAGCACGGGCGACGAAATCCTGCCGGAACACCTCAACCTGCCCGAGGCGTCCGGGCTGCCCGCTCAGTTTGAGCGCCATGTGGCGGGCATCGGCATCGGCGGAACGCCTGACGAGCGCAAGGCATTGAAAGGCTTGCTTTTGCGTCTGGCGGAAGGGTTGTAA
- a CDS encoding efflux RND transporter periplasmic adaptor subunit: MAGPGYKVALALSAVALLSACGEKKASEEYLPRVLVLDVKSADYAAAVTLTGDVQARVQTQLSFRVGGKIIQRLVEVGDRVSAKQVLARLDPKDLQTNVDSAQAQVLAEQARVKQSAAAFVRQQKLLPKGYTSQSEYDSAQAALRSSQSALSAAQAQLANARDQLSYTALVADAPGVITERQAEVGQVVQATMPIFSLARDGDRDAVFNVYESLLAERPSDRSIVVSLLDNPAVKTTGTVREITPSVSAQSGTVQVKIALDGLPPGMQLGSVVSATAKGTGKSAVELPWSALTKNVSEPAVWLVDDKGEAQLHTVTVGRYLTGKVVVSEGLKGGEKVIIAGGQLLHPGMKVEIADYTYKELKMEAQP, translated from the coding sequence ATGGCGGGTCCCGGATATAAAGTGGCATTGGCCCTGAGCGCCGTCGCTTTGCTGAGCGCCTGCGGCGAGAAGAAAGCGTCCGAGGAGTACCTGCCCAGGGTGCTGGTGCTCGACGTGAAGTCCGCCGACTACGCCGCCGCCGTGACGCTCACCGGCGATGTGCAGGCGCGGGTGCAGACCCAACTGTCGTTCCGCGTCGGCGGCAAGATCATCCAGCGGCTGGTCGAGGTCGGCGACCGGGTGAGCGCCAAACAGGTGCTGGCCCGCCTCGACCCCAAGGATCTGCAGACCAACGTCGACTCGGCCCAGGCCCAGGTGCTGGCCGAACAGGCCCGGGTGAAGCAGAGCGCGGCGGCCTTCGTGCGCCAGCAAAAGTTGCTGCCCAAGGGCTACACCAGCCAGAGCGAATACGACTCGGCCCAGGCCGCCCTGCGCAGCAGCCAGAGCGCCTTGAGCGCCGCCCAGGCGCAACTGGCCAACGCCAGGGACCAACTGAGCTACACCGCCCTGGTGGCCGATGCGCCGGGGGTCATCACCGAGCGTCAGGCCGAGGTCGGCCAGGTGGTGCAGGCGACGATGCCGATCTTCAGCCTGGCCCGTGACGGCGACCGCGATGCGGTGTTCAACGTCTACGAATCGCTGCTGGCCGAGCGGCCGTCGGACCGTTCGATCGTGGTGAGCCTGCTCGACAATCCGGCGGTCAAGACCACGGGCACCGTGCGCGAGATCACCCCGTCGGTGTCGGCGCAGTCCGGTACGGTGCAGGTCAAGATCGCCCTCGACGGCCTGCCGCCGGGCATGCAATTGGGTTCGGTGGTCAGCGCCACGGCCAAGGGCACCGGCAAGTCGGCGGTGGAGCTGCCGTGGTCGGCGCTGACCAAGAACGTCAGCGAACCCGCCGTGTGGCTGGTGGACGACAAGGGCGAGGCGCAGTTGCACACGGTGACCGTGGGCCGCTACCTGACCGGCAAGGTCGTCGTCAGCGAAGGCCTCAAGGGCGGGGAGAAGGTCATCATCGCCGGTGGCCAGCTGCTGCATCCGGGCATGAAGGTCGAGATCGCCGACTACACCTATAAGGAACTGAAAATGGAAGCGCAGCCATGA
- a CDS encoding alpha/beta hydrolase — protein MRNEPIRYLIVPGWQGSPEDHWQTHWQNSLPNSARVEQADWLTPRREDWVAALAEAIAADSTPVILIAHSLGCITVAHWAANAPLQALRQVRGALLVAPADVERPACVPALRNFAPIPTDLLPFPSQVVSSDNDAAVSATRALELARNWGAEAGILAGAGHINVKSGHRRWEQGFAYLYRLQNRMEHHARRRA, from the coding sequence ATGCGCAACGAACCGATTCGTTACCTGATTGTGCCGGGCTGGCAAGGATCGCCAGAGGATCATTGGCAGACCCACTGGCAGAACAGCCTGCCCAACAGCGCCCGGGTGGAGCAGGCCGACTGGCTGACGCCCCGGCGCGAGGACTGGGTGGCGGCGCTGGCCGAGGCGATCGCCGCCGACAGCACGCCGGTGATCCTGATCGCGCACAGCCTGGGTTGCATCACCGTTGCCCATTGGGCGGCCAACGCGCCGTTGCAGGCCCTGCGTCAGGTGCGCGGCGCGCTGCTGGTGGCGCCGGCGGATGTCGAGCGTCCGGCGTGCGTGCCGGCCTTGCGCAATTTCGCGCCGATCCCGACCGACCTGCTGCCGTTCCCCAGCCAAGTGGTGAGCTCCGACAACGACGCCGCCGTCAGCGCCACCCGGGCCCTGGAACTGGCGCGCAACTGGGGCGCCGAGGCGGGGATCCTCGCCGGGGCCGGGCACATCAACGTGAAGTCCGGCCATCGGCGCTGGGAACAGGGATTCGCCTACCTCTACCGCCTGCAGAACCGCATGGAACATCACGCCCGGCGGCGCGCTTGA
- a CDS encoding amino acid ABC transporter permease, which produces MTFDYAFILSTLPAFLSAVGVTLQVGLIAIGTSLAVALFNATLLVLRVPYLPKAIGLYVELARNTPLLIQLFFVYFALPAVGVQVSGFAAAIITLTFLGGAYLTEVLRAGVEAVPKGQVESGRSLGLSELQVLRYVILPQAGILSLPSLFANFIFLLKETTVVSAVAVPELLYTTKSYIALYYKTYEMLAVLTLICVLLFLPLSLLLGRLERRLQHGQFGS; this is translated from the coding sequence ATGACCTTCGATTACGCGTTCATCCTCAGCACCTTGCCGGCCTTCCTCAGCGCCGTGGGCGTGACCCTGCAGGTCGGGCTGATCGCCATCGGCACTTCGTTGGCCGTGGCGCTGTTCAATGCGACGCTCCTGGTGTTGCGTGTGCCCTACCTGCCAAAGGCCATCGGCCTGTACGTGGAGCTGGCCCGCAACACGCCGCTGCTGATCCAGCTGTTTTTCGTCTACTTCGCCTTGCCGGCCGTGGGGGTGCAGGTGTCCGGCTTCGCCGCCGCGATCATCACCCTGACGTTCCTCGGCGGCGCCTACCTGACCGAGGTGCTGCGCGCCGGTGTCGAAGCGGTGCCCAAGGGGCAGGTCGAGTCCGGCCGTTCCCTCGGGCTGTCCGAGCTGCAGGTGCTGCGCTACGTGATCCTGCCGCAGGCGGGGATCCTCAGCCTGCCGTCGCTGTTCGCCAATTTCATTTTCCTGCTCAAGGAAACCACGGTGGTGTCGGCCGTGGCGGTGCCGGAACTCCTCTACACCACCAAGAGCTACATTGCCCTGTACTACAAGACCTACGAAATGCTCGCCGTGCTGACGCTGATCTGCGTGCTGCTGTTCCTGCCGCTGTCGCTGCTGCTCGGCCGTCTGGAAAGGAGGCTGCAACATGGCCAGTTCGGGTCTTGA
- a CDS encoding efflux RND transporter periplasmic adaptor subunit, which translates to MRRLGLLSVAVLLAACSKSEAPPEPVRPVLSVKVQALSEESLGRFAGNIQARYESNTGFRVAGRIASRNVDVGAEVGKGTLLATLDPSDQQNQLRSAQGDLAKIEAQLINAQANARRQQALFDRGVGAQAQLDIAQTDLKTTQASLDQARAAVSQSKDQLGYTELRSDHKAVVTGWSAEAGQVVTAGQQVVTLAQPDIKEAVIDLPDTLVDQLPKDVVFQVAAQLDPAINTTAVIREIEPQAQSATRTRRARLTLAETPVGFRLGTAISVTLRSAVKPRIELPAAALQEVDGKPRIWVINSQDKTVAPRDVSVLSRTDSTVVLDGGVRNGERVISAGVNSLKPGQTVKFDEDSQ; encoded by the coding sequence ATGAGGCGCCTGGGGCTGTTGTCTGTCGCGGTGCTGCTCGCCGCGTGTTCCAAGAGCGAGGCGCCGCCGGAGCCGGTGCGTCCGGTGCTGTCGGTCAAGGTGCAGGCGCTCAGCGAAGAGAGCCTGGGGCGGTTCGCCGGCAACATCCAGGCGCGCTACGAGAGCAACACCGGTTTTCGCGTGGCGGGGCGCATCGCCAGCCGCAACGTCGATGTGGGCGCCGAGGTCGGCAAGGGCACGCTGCTGGCCACCCTCGACCCTTCCGACCAGCAGAACCAGCTGCGTTCGGCCCAGGGCGACCTGGCCAAGATCGAGGCGCAACTGATCAATGCCCAGGCCAACGCCCGCCGCCAGCAGGCGCTGTTCGACCGCGGGGTCGGCGCCCAGGCGCAGCTGGACATCGCCCAGACCGACCTGAAGACCACCCAGGCCTCGCTGGACCAGGCCCGGGCGGCGGTCAGCCAGAGCAAGGACCAACTGGGCTACACCGAACTGCGTTCGGACCATAAGGCCGTGGTCACCGGCTGGAGCGCCGAGGCCGGCCAGGTGGTGACCGCCGGCCAGCAAGTGGTGACCCTGGCGCAGCCGGACATCAAGGAAGCGGTGATCGACCTGCCGGACACCCTGGTCGATCAGTTGCCCAAGGACGTGGTGTTCCAGGTGGCCGCGCAGCTCGACCCCGCCATCAACACCACGGCGGTGATCCGCGAGATCGAGCCCCAGGCCCAGAGCGCCACCCGCACCCGCCGCGCGCGCCTGACCCTGGCCGAGACGCCGGTGGGCTTTCGCCTCGGCACGGCGATCAGCGTGACCTTGCGGTCGGCGGTCAAGCCGCGCATCGAACTGCCGGCGGCGGCCTTGCAGGAGGTCGACGGCAAGCCGCGCATCTGGGTGATCAATTCCCAGGACAAGACCGTGGCGCCCCGCGACGTCAGCGTGCTGAGCCGCACCGACAGCACCGTGGTGCTGGACGGCGGGGTGCGCAACGGCGAGCGGGTCATCAGCGCCGGGGTCAACAGCCTCAAACCCGGACAAACCGTGAAATTTGACGAGGACAGTCAATGA
- a CDS encoding amino acid ABC transporter permease, with protein sequence MASSGLELLWVSLPQLAAGAGQTLSISLLSIAVSTVGGVLYGVLRTLDVKWLNAVLRIYLELFRAIPVLVWLYLLFFGLPIFFGLSVPAFWCAVTVLSLWGASEVGEAARGALRSLPRGQREAGLSLGFNAVQLYAYVLMPQALKRMTPPTINVYTRIIKTSSLAVLIGVVDVIKVGQQIIERTYESVLIYGALFLFFFFICYPLSAASRVLERRWAHA encoded by the coding sequence ATGGCCAGTTCGGGTCTTGAGCTTTTGTGGGTGTCGTTGCCGCAACTGGCGGCCGGCGCCGGGCAGACCTTGTCGATCTCGCTGCTGAGCATCGCGGTCAGCACCGTCGGCGGCGTGCTCTACGGCGTGCTGCGCACCCTCGACGTGAAGTGGCTCAACGCGGTGCTGCGGATCTACCTGGAGCTGTTCCGGGCGATTCCGGTGCTGGTCTGGCTGTACCTGTTGTTTTTCGGCCTGCCGATTTTCTTCGGCCTCAGCGTGCCGGCCTTCTGGTGCGCCGTGACGGTGCTGTCGCTGTGGGGCGCCAGCGAAGTCGGCGAGGCGGCGCGCGGCGCCTTGCGCTCGTTGCCCCGCGGGCAGCGCGAGGCCGGGCTGTCGCTCGGCTTCAATGCCGTGCAGCTCTACGCCTACGTGCTGATGCCGCAGGCGCTCAAGCGCATGACGCCGCCGACCATCAATGTCTACACGCGTATCATCAAGACCAGCTCCCTGGCGGTGCTGATCGGCGTGGTGGACGTGATCAAGGTCGGTCAGCAGATCATCGAGCGCACCTACGAATCGGTGCTGATCTACGGTGCGCTGTTCCTGTTTTTCTTTTTCATCTGCTACCCGCTCTCGGCCGCCTCCCGCGTGCTGGAGCGGCGCTGGGCCCATGCATGA
- a CDS encoding MetQ/NlpA family ABC transporter substrate-binding protein, with amino-acid sequence MKKVLLFSALAAALTASLAQAGEKLVVAATPIPHAEILELIKPTLAKEGVDLEVKVFTDYVQPNVQVGEKRLDANYFQTKPYLDSFNAGKYKDDKAKYLVTVEGVHVEPFGGYSKKYKSLADLPNGATIAIPNEGSNSGRALILLQKAGLIELKDPKNALATPKDIAKNPHNFKFKELESALLPRVLNEVDLDMINTNYALEAKLNPTKDALVIEGADSPYVNFLVAREDNKNSDAIQKLAKALTSPEVKAFIEKKYNGAVLPAF; translated from the coding sequence ATGAAAAAGGTTCTGCTGTTTTCCGCATTGGCGGCTGCCCTGACCGCATCCCTGGCCCAGGCCGGCGAGAAACTGGTGGTGGCGGCAACGCCGATCCCCCACGCCGAGATCCTCGAGCTGATCAAGCCGACCCTCGCCAAAGAAGGCGTGGATCTGGAAGTCAAAGTCTTCACCGACTATGTGCAGCCGAACGTGCAGGTGGGCGAGAAGCGCCTGGACGCCAACTACTTCCAGACCAAGCCTTACCTGGACAGCTTCAACGCCGGTAAATACAAGGACGACAAAGCCAAGTACCTGGTGACCGTGGAAGGCGTCCACGTCGAACCGTTCGGCGGCTACTCGAAGAAGTACAAGTCGCTGGCGGACCTGCCGAACGGCGCGACCATCGCGATCCCCAACGAAGGCAGCAACAGCGGCCGCGCCCTGATCCTGCTGCAGAAGGCCGGCCTGATCGAGCTGAAGGATCCGAAGAACGCGCTGGCCACCCCGAAGGACATCGCCAAGAACCCGCACAACTTCAAGTTCAAGGAACTGGAATCGGCCCTGCTGCCGCGGGTGCTGAATGAAGTCGACCTGGACATGATCAACACCAACTACGCGCTGGAAGCCAAGTTGAACCCGACCAAGGACGCCCTGGTGATCGAGGGCGCGGACTCGCCTTACGTGAACTTCCTGGTGGCCCGCGAGGACAACAAGAACAGCGACGCGATCCAGAAGCTGGCCAAGGCCCTGACCAGCCCTGAAGTCAAAGCGTTCATCGAGAAGAAGTACAACGGCGCGGTATTGCCGGCGTTCTGA